Sequence from the Maniola jurtina chromosome 23, ilManJurt1.1, whole genome shotgun sequence genome:
GATATTTCTGCTCAAGTTCAAGGCCTCTAGACAGCAGCACACCCTGCGACGAGCTTCCTTCCTGATGACAGTCACGGGGGCATCATATGAGAGGCCTCATGTAGGGCCTCACGTCGGGCTACTGCGTTATAATTCTACTTCAGCACAAGCCTCAAGGCCTCAGTGACACTGGCACTATTGCCTCTCTGGATGGCCAGTCTAAGCCGTTGGCTTACATAAACCATGAACTTTTGAGTAACAATCAAtgatgttataataaaattgtaatatcaTTGGTAACAATGAATTGAAATCTTACTACTTGATTTTTCATGAACAATATTGCATTTCCACGCCAAACAATTAGCCTATCTTGTGATAAACCTACACTTCGAGTGGAGATCATGGCAATAAAGATTACAATAGTctgatacctactttttatcatcAACATTttcgaaatattattatttagatattatgtgatacgtatacctacttaactcaaCAGGCGACCTCGTTACAGATTTTATAGGCACATAGAACTCTGTAGGTATGTCCTTAACATAAGTTATTTGACTgaatcatcgtacaagattataatatgtactttaaaaaatataattattttgattattacaattgttgttatagcggcaataaaaatacacaatcTGTGAAAGTTTCATGAGCTCACAGCCcgtagacaggcagacagacagacgaacggacataCGCACAGTAGGATGTAACAGGGACCCCTGGCattctttgggtacggaaccctaataaaaaaaatcacttgttaaaaataacaagaaaattaaatgtatttattcaaaatcaaacaataatattgctgaCGTAACTAACTGTTGCAATTAATTCAATGAAATAACTATTTTAATACGTTATGTAAGTGCAGTAAACAATGAGTTTTATTGTGTTTATTACTAGACTTCTACTTCTATATCTAACAGTATTATCTCAGATGAATTTAATTGAGTTAACGGGTACAAAGATTACGCagtatagtttaaaaaataaagttacttgaattcaatttattttattctttatttgtaAACCAAATAGGTATATGGAttgaaataaaagatttatttatttatcatttattaaataactagctggtgtccgcgacttcgtccgcgtggatttagtatttcgaaaccccgtgggaactctttgattttccgggatataaagtagcctggGTACGTCACTCTCCCAGTCTTTAATTGCATgcaaaaatcaggtcaatccgttgctcctttGCGGCGTGATATatcgggaagtacctaccttgtaggttttgattcccttgatgggGCTTGACTTGtgtcgaacccccgaccccccGAATTGGAGGACGTCTTAAACACTTAGCTATCACGGCTTCAATGCTCTATGTaccaatattaattattttgaagcTCATTTTAAAATGACGTGAAATTAAATCCAAAGTAAACTTTTTCaatacaaaatcacaaaaaaatattattgacaggtagggtaggtacttagttaactaaggttttaatttttttgaacgTAAAGTAATTGGCAAAAACTTTTAGGTTACCAATATCTATTTTTACGGTAAAAATTTGTAGTAAAAAAACTCTTTTTCACAATGTCACCGTGCCTATTAAATATTtcgtttgaaatattttttattaggtattgaCAAGTTTACGCTTGATCACGATTTCACCTTTACACATAGTTTGGAGAAAAAACCAGTGAAGTGCGAgccggattcgcacacgaagtgttctgtaccattgtacaagaaatgttaacttttatttctttgttaCAGCGGCAATGGCAGCGCTTCCAATGGCTCCCGGCTGTCTCATCGGGGGCTGGCTGATGGAGAAGTTTGGCAGACGAAACGCTCACTACATGGTCTGCGCACCATTCCTTCTCGGCTGGATCCTCATTGCCTGCGCCAACAACCTAGCTCTCATCCTCCTCGGAAGATTCTTCACTGGCCTCTGCGTTGGCTTAATAGGACCTTTGGGACCAGTCTTCATCAGTGAAACCACCAGTCCTCAACTCAGAGGCATTTTCCTCGCTGCTATATCATTAGCAATCGCTGTAGGCATTCTAGTCGCCCACATCATAGGAACATGGGTGCATTGGCAATGGACTGCTATAATAAGCTGTATATTCCCCATTTTATCAGTAATTTTACTAAGTCTAATCCCAGAAAGTCCAACATGGTTAATCTCCAAAGGACAAATAGAAGATGGCGTTAAAGCTTTTACGTGGTTGAGGGGTTATGACGAAGAAGCGAAAATAGAATTAAAAGGTATTATAGATAAGAAAAAAGCTGCTGATAACGAACCTATACAAACTTTAAAGGAAAAGATACGTAGTTTGAAATCCCCTGAGCTTATTAAGCCATTgtttattatgatagttttcTTTGTAACGTGTCAGTTTTCTGGTGTTAATGCTGTCGCGTTTTATTCCATTGAAATAATTGAGAAAGCTGTTGGTAAAGGTGGGATAGATCATTATACAGCAATGTACGTTATAGATTCATTAAGAACTGTAATGTCCGTGGTAGCATGTGTTACGTGTAAAAAATATGGGAGAAGACCTTTGTGTATGATAAGTGGGATTTTCACAGCTTTATCTATGGTTAGTCTATCAATATTCTTATATTGGTCAGGTGGGAAGCCTACGAATTTATCGTGGATTCCTTTGACTTGTTTGATGATTTATATATGTGCCATTTCTATAGGACTGGTTCCTTTGCCATGGATGATGTGTGGTGAAGTATTCCCTACAAAAGTCAGAGGTCTGGGATCGGGAATAAGTTCTGCGACTACTTTTGTATCATTTTTCGTGGTAGTTAAAACAGCACCTGGTATGATGAAAGATCTGGGTGAAGTTTTGACTTTTTTGATCTATGGTATTATAGCACTAGTCGGTACTGGTATCCTATATTTCATTTTACCAGAAACGAAAGGCAAAAGTTTACAAGAGATCGAAGATAAATTCAAAAGCAACAAAATCAGTATAGCATAGATCTAATaaattgtattatatttaagtaggtagttgttataatttaatatatgaGGACACTTAAGAAATTCCATTGAAATTGTACATGCTGTAAGCGTACATTATTTACTATCTGTGATATTGTAGTAAGTATATAGTAAGAATTAATAAAcgtatgttataataatatttagatagttgtttttattttacgcttcttctttatattttttttattataatagaaa
This genomic interval carries:
- the LOC123877277 gene encoding facilitated trehalose transporter Tret1-2 homolog produces the protein MGEDRNDEGDVAVDEKEAPPDTEDTTEAKPDDIEDNMQKQIDIVINKEMPIKYADNAIRQRENEKSNYIQNIMNSTSGLSLTQINLKEETLLTDSKTVVRFSPIWKQTLASMAAILMTFTAGLTSGYSAILLPQLKASDSSIPCDDSTASWIAAMAALPMAPGCLIGGWLMEKFGRRNAHYMVCAPFLLGWILIACANNLALILLGRFFTGLCVGLIGPLGPVFISETTSPQLRGIFLAAISLAIAVGILVAHIIGTWVHWQWTAIISCIFPILSVILLSLIPESPTWLISKGQIEDGVKAFTWLRGYDEEAKIELKGIIDKKKAADNEPIQTLKEKIRSLKSPELIKPLFIMIVFFVTCQFSGVNAVAFYSIEIIEKAVGKGGIDHYTAMYVIDSLRTVMSVVACVTCKKYGRRPLCMISGIFTALSMVSLSIFLYWSGGKPTNLSWIPLTCLMIYICAISIGLVPLPWMMCGEVFPTKVRGLGSGISSATTFVSFFVVVKTAPGMMKDLGEVLTFLIYGIIALVGTGILYFILPETKGKSLQEIEDKFKSNKISIA